Proteins found in one Oncorhynchus keta strain PuntledgeMale-10-30-2019 chromosome 2, Oket_V2, whole genome shotgun sequence genomic segment:
- the LOC118362678 gene encoding epithelial splicing regulatory protein 2-like isoform X3, which produces MASHSDTLVVFFGATAGANGGKLGSDEREIILLVWQIVDLLEKKVGKLQRRLVKPDSLELTDQSKEATGLSVEELYKVEPLDKVLQQFQQSVSAELKALGRSSYTLCVDGPLIIRQALHPEASKKNLVLPECFYSFVDVRKEFHKCCPNAGQVQDLTLHSMLEYVCIPELPLSEQVMGLKEVRCMVQLSLHILAEPYNHTFSCFEAVKYKLESGACRKTEPVDSETVIRARGLPWQSSDQDIARFFKGLNIAKGGVALCLNAQGRRNGEALVRFINQEHRDLALERHKHHMGSRYIEVYKATGEEFLKIAGGTSNEVAQFLSKENQVIIRMRGLPFTASPQDVLTFLGADSPVTDASDGLLFVKYPDGRPTGDAFVLFSCEEYALNALKKHKQILGKRYIELFRSTAAEAQQVLNRYMSTPLISTLPSSSMVPMPVLATPPYLATGSTRDCVRLRGLPYTAAIEDILEFMGEHTIDIKPHGVHMVLNQQGRPSGDAFIQMRSADRAFMVAQKCHKKMMKDRYVEVFQCSTEEMSFVLMGGTLNRSGLSPPPCKLPCLAPPAYAAFPSPAMLSEAALYQPPLLATPRTPQPPHSPHPTPTLAYYPPQHHPAQFYMNMNMNMNYTAYYPSPPVSPSTMSYFASPPGSVALAAQQPHAQGHVASPMMPQHGALVRMQGLPYNAGVKDILSFFQGYQAE; this is translated from the exons ATGGCTTCGCACAGTGATACTCTGGTGGTGTTCTTTGGGGCAACAGCTGGTGCAAATGGGGGTAAACTGGGTTCGGATGAGAGGGAAATAATTCTCTTGGTGTGGCAAATTGTGGATCTACTTGAGAAAAAG GTTGGGAAACTTCAGAGACGTCTTGTGAAGCCCGACTCTTTGGAGTTGACAGACCAGAGTAAAGAGGCGACTGGGCTGTCTGTGGAGGAACTCTACAAGGTTGAACCTCTGGACAAAGTTCTGCAACAG TTCCAGCAGTCCGTCTCAGCGGAGTTGAAGGCTCTGGGCAGAAGCTCCTACACACTTTGTGTCGACGGGCCCCTCATCATACGACAGGCCCTTCACCCTGAGGCCTCCAAGAAG AACCTGGTTCTTCCGGAGTGTTTCTACTCCTTTGTGGATGTGAGGAAAGAGTTTCACAAATGTTGTCCCAATGCTGGACAGGTCCAGGACCTAACACTGCACTCTATGCTAGAAT atgtgtgcaTCCCAGAACTTCCCCTGTCAGAGCAGGTGATGGGGCTGAAGGAGGTGAGGTGTATGGTCCAGCTCTCCCTGCACATCCTGGCTGAGCCATACA ACCACACATTCTCATGCTTTGAAGCTGTGAAGTACAAGCTTGAATCGGGAGCATG CAGGAAGACCGAGCCAgtggacagtgagacagtgatcAGAGCCAGGGGGTTGCCATGGCAATCCTCTGACCAGGACATCGCCCGCTTCTTCAAGGGCCTCAACATCGCCAA GGGTGGTGTGGCCCTCTGTCTGAACGCCCAGGGCAGGAGGAATGGTGAAGCACTGGTTCGGTTCATCAACCAGGAGCACAGAGACCTGGCCCTGGAGAGACACAAACACCACATGGGCAGCAGATACATTGAG GTATACAAAGCCACAGGAGAGGAATTCCTCAAGATCGCTGGAG GCACATCCAACGAGGTGGCCCAGTTCCTGTCCAAGGAGAACCAGGTGATCATTAGGATGAGGGGTCTTCCCTTCACCGCCTCTCCCCAGGACGTGTTGACCTTCCTGGGGGCCGACAGCCCCGTGACGGACGCCAGCGATGGCCTACTCTTCGTAAAGTACCCTGACGGGCGGCCCACAGGCGACGCCTTCGTCCTGTTCTCCTGTGAAGAGTACGCTCTGAACGCCCTGAAGAAACACAAGCAAATCCTGGGCAAGAGATACATTGAGCTGTTCAGAAGCACTGCAGCAGAGGCCCAACAG GTCCTGAACCGTTACATGTCCACCCCTCTGATCTCCACGCTGCCCTCCTCTTCCATGGTCCCCATGCCGGTCTTGGCCACGCCCCCCTACCTGGCGACTGGCAGCACGCGGGACTGTGTCCGTTTGCGAGGTCTACCCTACACTGCTGCTATAGAGGATATACTGGAGTTCATGGGAGAACACACTATTGATATTAAACCACATGGAGTTCATATGGTGCTCAACCAACAG ggtcGTCCCTCAGGTGACGCCTTCATTCAGATGAGGTCAGCTGACAGGGCGTTCATGGTGGCCCAGAAGTGCCACAAGAAGATGATGAAGGACCGCTATGTGGAGGTGTTCCAGTGTTCTACTGAGGAGATGAGCTTCGTCCTGATGGGAGGAACACTGAACCGCAGCGGCCTGTCCCCTCCACCCTGCAAACTACCCT gtCTGGCTCCTCCAGCCTATGCTGCGTTCCCTTCTCCTGCCATGCTCTCTGAGGCTGCTCTGTACCAGCCCCCCCTACTGGCCACCCCCAGAACACCCCAGCCCCCACAcagcccccaccccacccccaccctggCCTACTACCCCCCACAGCACCACCCTGCACAGTTCTACATGAACATGAACATGAACATGAACTACACTGCGTACTACCCCAG ccccccagtctctccctccaCGATGAGCTACTTTGCGTCTCCTCCAGGGTCAGTAGCGTTAGCGGCCCAGCAGCCCCATGCCCAAGGCCACGTTGCCTCTCCCATGATGCCCCAGCACGGCGCTCTAGTTAGGATGCAGGGTCTGCCCTACAACGCCGGGGTCAAAGACATCCTCAGCTTCTTCCAGGGATACCAG GCGGAGTGA
- the LOC118362678 gene encoding epithelial splicing regulatory protein 2-like isoform X1 has product MASHSDTLVVFFGATAGANGGKLGSDEREIILLVWQIVDLLEKKVGKLQRRLVKPDSLELTDQSKEATGLSVEELYKVEPLDKVLQQFQQSVSAELKALGRSSYTLCVDGPLIIRQALHPEASKKNLVLPECFYSFVDVRKEFHKCCPNAGQVQDLTLHSMLEYVCIPELPLSEQVMGLKEVRCMVQLSLHILAEPYNHTFSCFEAVKYKLESGACRKTEPVDSETVIRARGLPWQSSDQDIARFFKGLNIAKGGVALCLNAQGRRNGEALVRFINQEHRDLALERHKHHMGSRYIEVYKATGEEFLKIAGGTSNEVAQFLSKENQVIIRMRGLPFTASPQDVLTFLGADSPVTDASDGLLFVKYPDGRPTGDAFVLFSCEEYALNALKKHKQILGKRYIELFRSTAAEAQQVLNRYMSTPLISTLPSSSMVPMPVLATPPYLATGSTRDCVRLRGLPYTAAIEDILEFMGEHTIDIKPHGVHMVLNQQGRPSGDAFIQMRSADRAFMVAQKCHKKMMKDRYVEVFQCSTEEMSFVLMGGTLNRSGLSPPPCKLPCLAPPAYAAFPSPAMLSEAALYQPPLLATPRTPQPPHSPHPTPTLAYYPPQHHPAQFYMNMNMNMNYTAYYPSPPVSPSTMSYFASPPGSVALAAQQPHAQGHVASPMMPQHGALVRMQGLPYNAGVKDILSFFQGYQLQPDAVLLLYNFSGQCSGEALITFPSEESARRAVAERANHPLSGLPIRLLVCCD; this is encoded by the exons ATGGCTTCGCACAGTGATACTCTGGTGGTGTTCTTTGGGGCAACAGCTGGTGCAAATGGGGGTAAACTGGGTTCGGATGAGAGGGAAATAATTCTCTTGGTGTGGCAAATTGTGGATCTACTTGAGAAAAAG GTTGGGAAACTTCAGAGACGTCTTGTGAAGCCCGACTCTTTGGAGTTGACAGACCAGAGTAAAGAGGCGACTGGGCTGTCTGTGGAGGAACTCTACAAGGTTGAACCTCTGGACAAAGTTCTGCAACAG TTCCAGCAGTCCGTCTCAGCGGAGTTGAAGGCTCTGGGCAGAAGCTCCTACACACTTTGTGTCGACGGGCCCCTCATCATACGACAGGCCCTTCACCCTGAGGCCTCCAAGAAG AACCTGGTTCTTCCGGAGTGTTTCTACTCCTTTGTGGATGTGAGGAAAGAGTTTCACAAATGTTGTCCCAATGCTGGACAGGTCCAGGACCTAACACTGCACTCTATGCTAGAAT atgtgtgcaTCCCAGAACTTCCCCTGTCAGAGCAGGTGATGGGGCTGAAGGAGGTGAGGTGTATGGTCCAGCTCTCCCTGCACATCCTGGCTGAGCCATACA ACCACACATTCTCATGCTTTGAAGCTGTGAAGTACAAGCTTGAATCGGGAGCATG CAGGAAGACCGAGCCAgtggacagtgagacagtgatcAGAGCCAGGGGGTTGCCATGGCAATCCTCTGACCAGGACATCGCCCGCTTCTTCAAGGGCCTCAACATCGCCAA GGGTGGTGTGGCCCTCTGTCTGAACGCCCAGGGCAGGAGGAATGGTGAAGCACTGGTTCGGTTCATCAACCAGGAGCACAGAGACCTGGCCCTGGAGAGACACAAACACCACATGGGCAGCAGATACATTGAG GTATACAAAGCCACAGGAGAGGAATTCCTCAAGATCGCTGGAG GCACATCCAACGAGGTGGCCCAGTTCCTGTCCAAGGAGAACCAGGTGATCATTAGGATGAGGGGTCTTCCCTTCACCGCCTCTCCCCAGGACGTGTTGACCTTCCTGGGGGCCGACAGCCCCGTGACGGACGCCAGCGATGGCCTACTCTTCGTAAAGTACCCTGACGGGCGGCCCACAGGCGACGCCTTCGTCCTGTTCTCCTGTGAAGAGTACGCTCTGAACGCCCTGAAGAAACACAAGCAAATCCTGGGCAAGAGATACATTGAGCTGTTCAGAAGCACTGCAGCAGAGGCCCAACAG GTCCTGAACCGTTACATGTCCACCCCTCTGATCTCCACGCTGCCCTCCTCTTCCATGGTCCCCATGCCGGTCTTGGCCACGCCCCCCTACCTGGCGACTGGCAGCACGCGGGACTGTGTCCGTTTGCGAGGTCTACCCTACACTGCTGCTATAGAGGATATACTGGAGTTCATGGGAGAACACACTATTGATATTAAACCACATGGAGTTCATATGGTGCTCAACCAACAG ggtcGTCCCTCAGGTGACGCCTTCATTCAGATGAGGTCAGCTGACAGGGCGTTCATGGTGGCCCAGAAGTGCCACAAGAAGATGATGAAGGACCGCTATGTGGAGGTGTTCCAGTGTTCTACTGAGGAGATGAGCTTCGTCCTGATGGGAGGAACACTGAACCGCAGCGGCCTGTCCCCTCCACCCTGCAAACTACCCT gtCTGGCTCCTCCAGCCTATGCTGCGTTCCCTTCTCCTGCCATGCTCTCTGAGGCTGCTCTGTACCAGCCCCCCCTACTGGCCACCCCCAGAACACCCCAGCCCCCACAcagcccccaccccacccccaccctggCCTACTACCCCCCACAGCACCACCCTGCACAGTTCTACATGAACATGAACATGAACATGAACTACACTGCGTACTACCCCAG ccccccagtctctccctccaCGATGAGCTACTTTGCGTCTCCTCCAGGGTCAGTAGCGTTAGCGGCCCAGCAGCCCCATGCCCAAGGCCACGTTGCCTCTCCCATGATGCCCCAGCACGGCGCTCTAGTTAGGATGCAGGGTCTGCCCTACAACGCCGGGGTCAAAGACATCCTCAGCTTCTTCCAGGGATACCAG
- the LOC118362678 gene encoding epithelial splicing regulatory protein 2-like isoform X2, whose protein sequence is MASHSDTLVVFFGATAGANGGKLGSDEREIILLVWQIVDLLEKKVGKLQRRLVKPDSLELTDQSKEATGLSVEELYKVEPLDKVLQQFQQSVSAELKALGRSSYTLCVDGPLIIRQALHPEASKKNLVLPECFYSFVDVRKEFHKCCPNAGQVQDLTLHSMLEYVCIPELPLSEQVMGLKEVRCMVQLSLHILAEPYNHTFSCFEAVKYKLESGACRKTEPVDSETVIRARGLPWQSSDQDIARFFKGLNIAKGGVALCLNAQGRRNGEALVRFINQEHRDLALERHKHHMGSRYIEVYKATGEEFLKIAGGTSNEVAQFLSKENQVIIRMRGLPFTASPQDVLTFLGADSPVTDASDGLLFVKYPDGRPTGDAFVLFSCEEYALNALKKHKQILGKRYIELFRSTAAEAQQVLNRYMSTPLISTLPSSSMVPMPVLATPPYLATGSTRDCVRLRGLPYTAAIEDILEFMGEHTIDIKPHGVHMVLNQQGRPSGDAFIQMRSADRAFMVAQKCHKKMMKDRYVEVFQCSTEEMSFVLMGGTLNRSGLSPPPCKLPCLAPPAYAAFPSPAMLSEAALYQPPLLATPRTPQPPHSPHPTPTLAYYPPQHHPAQFYMNMNMNMNYTAYYPSPPVSPSTMSYFASPPGSVALAAQQPHAQGHVASPMMPQHGALVRMQGLPYNAGVKDILSFFQGYQYSPEDYSSMVQMSQGQTRSLIQPKEWLCL, encoded by the exons ATGGCTTCGCACAGTGATACTCTGGTGGTGTTCTTTGGGGCAACAGCTGGTGCAAATGGGGGTAAACTGGGTTCGGATGAGAGGGAAATAATTCTCTTGGTGTGGCAAATTGTGGATCTACTTGAGAAAAAG GTTGGGAAACTTCAGAGACGTCTTGTGAAGCCCGACTCTTTGGAGTTGACAGACCAGAGTAAAGAGGCGACTGGGCTGTCTGTGGAGGAACTCTACAAGGTTGAACCTCTGGACAAAGTTCTGCAACAG TTCCAGCAGTCCGTCTCAGCGGAGTTGAAGGCTCTGGGCAGAAGCTCCTACACACTTTGTGTCGACGGGCCCCTCATCATACGACAGGCCCTTCACCCTGAGGCCTCCAAGAAG AACCTGGTTCTTCCGGAGTGTTTCTACTCCTTTGTGGATGTGAGGAAAGAGTTTCACAAATGTTGTCCCAATGCTGGACAGGTCCAGGACCTAACACTGCACTCTATGCTAGAAT atgtgtgcaTCCCAGAACTTCCCCTGTCAGAGCAGGTGATGGGGCTGAAGGAGGTGAGGTGTATGGTCCAGCTCTCCCTGCACATCCTGGCTGAGCCATACA ACCACACATTCTCATGCTTTGAAGCTGTGAAGTACAAGCTTGAATCGGGAGCATG CAGGAAGACCGAGCCAgtggacagtgagacagtgatcAGAGCCAGGGGGTTGCCATGGCAATCCTCTGACCAGGACATCGCCCGCTTCTTCAAGGGCCTCAACATCGCCAA GGGTGGTGTGGCCCTCTGTCTGAACGCCCAGGGCAGGAGGAATGGTGAAGCACTGGTTCGGTTCATCAACCAGGAGCACAGAGACCTGGCCCTGGAGAGACACAAACACCACATGGGCAGCAGATACATTGAG GTATACAAAGCCACAGGAGAGGAATTCCTCAAGATCGCTGGAG GCACATCCAACGAGGTGGCCCAGTTCCTGTCCAAGGAGAACCAGGTGATCATTAGGATGAGGGGTCTTCCCTTCACCGCCTCTCCCCAGGACGTGTTGACCTTCCTGGGGGCCGACAGCCCCGTGACGGACGCCAGCGATGGCCTACTCTTCGTAAAGTACCCTGACGGGCGGCCCACAGGCGACGCCTTCGTCCTGTTCTCCTGTGAAGAGTACGCTCTGAACGCCCTGAAGAAACACAAGCAAATCCTGGGCAAGAGATACATTGAGCTGTTCAGAAGCACTGCAGCAGAGGCCCAACAG GTCCTGAACCGTTACATGTCCACCCCTCTGATCTCCACGCTGCCCTCCTCTTCCATGGTCCCCATGCCGGTCTTGGCCACGCCCCCCTACCTGGCGACTGGCAGCACGCGGGACTGTGTCCGTTTGCGAGGTCTACCCTACACTGCTGCTATAGAGGATATACTGGAGTTCATGGGAGAACACACTATTGATATTAAACCACATGGAGTTCATATGGTGCTCAACCAACAG ggtcGTCCCTCAGGTGACGCCTTCATTCAGATGAGGTCAGCTGACAGGGCGTTCATGGTGGCCCAGAAGTGCCACAAGAAGATGATGAAGGACCGCTATGTGGAGGTGTTCCAGTGTTCTACTGAGGAGATGAGCTTCGTCCTGATGGGAGGAACACTGAACCGCAGCGGCCTGTCCCCTCCACCCTGCAAACTACCCT gtCTGGCTCCTCCAGCCTATGCTGCGTTCCCTTCTCCTGCCATGCTCTCTGAGGCTGCTCTGTACCAGCCCCCCCTACTGGCCACCCCCAGAACACCCCAGCCCCCACAcagcccccaccccacccccaccctggCCTACTACCCCCCACAGCACCACCCTGCACAGTTCTACATGAACATGAACATGAACATGAACTACACTGCGTACTACCCCAG ccccccagtctctccctccaCGATGAGCTACTTTGCGTCTCCTCCAGGGTCAGTAGCGTTAGCGGCCCAGCAGCCCCATGCCCAAGGCCACGTTGCCTCTCCCATGATGCCCCAGCACGGCGCTCTAGTTAGGATGCAGGGTCTGCCCTACAACGCCGGGGTCAAAGACATCCTCAGCTTCTTCCAGGGATACCAG